Proteins from a single region of Esox lucius isolate fEsoLuc1 chromosome 13, fEsoLuc1.pri, whole genome shotgun sequence:
- the rilpl2 gene encoding RILP-like protein 2 (The RefSeq protein has 1 substitution compared to this genomic sequence), translating to MYYCSYVFCNLCCNQPRFKNSVSPIEKKFQLNLRFLWNTKMEELSECSPALAFEKDAFELTVEDVYDISYVIGRDLLKISNTGEVSDLQFKIVRVLEMFETLVNKYNLSLEELKMERDNLKSELDRIVRESSAGQEAQTLGPNKLVVDLKDPNRPRFTMQELKEVLQERNQLKAQLLVAQEELQLYKSGMLPQGEQAMVDVDLESPSPSECIPESTDETKDEPKGEKNTIRKLFSFRRK from the exons ATGTATTATTGTTCATACGTGTTTTGTAACCTGTGTTGTAACCAACCGCGATTTAAGAACTCGGTCTCGCCGATTGAAAAAAAGTTTCAACTAAATTTGAGATTTCTTTGGAACACAAAAATGGAGGAGTTGAGCGAGTGCTCACCCGCTCTGGCTTTCGAGAAGGACGCATTTGAGTTGACAGTGGAAGATGTTTATGACATTTCATACGTGATAGGCAGAGACTTGCTGAAAATAAGTAATACAGGAGAGGTTTCCGATTTGCAATTTAAAATTGTCCGGGTTTTGGAGATGTTTGAAACCTTAGTGAATAAGTACAACCTGTCGCTGGAAGAGTTGAAAATGGAACGAGACAACTTAAAAAGTGAGCTTGATCGAATCGTAAGAGAAAGTTCTGCCGGACAGGAAGCA CAAACACTAGGACCAAACAAATTGGTGGTGGATCTGAAAGATCCCAACAGACCTCGCTTCACAATGCAGGAGCTGAAGGAGGTTCTTCAGGAGAGAAACCAGCTCAAGGCCCAACTACTGGTGGCACAAGAAGAGTTGCAGCTCTACAAGAG TGGGATGCTGCCACAGGGCGAGCAAGCCATGGTAGAGGTTGACCTGGAATCGCCATCCCCTTCGGAATGCATTCCTGAATCAACAGATGAGACTAAGGATGAACcgaaaggagaaaaaaacactatcaGAAAGCT GTTTTCTTTCAGACGGAAATAA
- the rilpl2 gene encoding RILP-like protein 2 isoform X1, with protein MQELKEVLQERNQLKAQLLVAQEELQLYKSGMLPQGEQAMVEVDLESPSPSECIPESTDETKDEPKGEKNTIRKLFSFRRK; from the exons ATGCAGGAGCTGAAGGAGGTTCTTCAGGAGAGAAACCAGCTCAAGGCCCAACTACTGGTGGCACAAGAAGAGTTGCAGCTCTACAAGAG TGGGATGCTGCCACAGGGCGAGCAAGCCATGGTAGAGGTTGACCTGGAATCGCCATCCCCTTCGGAATGCATTCCTGAATCAACAGATGAGACTAAGGATGAACcgaaaggagaaaaaaacactatcaGAAAGCT GTTTTCTTTCAGACGGAAATAA